One stretch of Vibrio kanaloae DNA includes these proteins:
- a CDS encoding MerR family transcriptional regulator: MNVSEFSQLVGLSAHTLRYYEKIGLLKNVQRNSSGHRVYTSKDVTWIEFVKRLKDTAMPLDEILEYAKLRELGPDSTSQRQALLEQHQQNLCSHIEEQQKHLAALEQKISLYRDGKVR, encoded by the coding sequence ATGAATGTGAGTGAGTTTTCTCAGTTGGTGGGTTTGTCAGCCCATACGCTTCGCTACTATGAAAAAATCGGCTTGTTGAAAAATGTTCAGCGAAACAGTAGCGGCCATCGAGTCTATACATCGAAGGACGTTACCTGGATTGAGTTTGTGAAGCGTCTAAAAGACACCGCAATGCCACTGGATGAGATTTTAGAATACGCAAAGTTGAGGGAGTTAGGGCCAGATTCGACTTCTCAGCGGCAAGCGTTGCTGGAACAGCATCAACAAAATTTGTGTTCCCATATTGAAGAGCAGCAAAAGCATCTGGCTGCGCTAGAGCAAAAAATTAGTTTGTATCGAGATGGAAAAGTCCGTTGA
- a CDS encoding AEC family transporter: MFEQVVSILFPVFALASAGFAVGRWLKPDFKPINRINMDVCIPALVFASLTTMPLDTEQLPLITASLVAVLVPALLMIPICKIFKLNFKAWAPPHMFRNSGNLAIPLFTYTFGESALAPAVLLFVVSACVHISVGLALLSEGNPIKQILKMPIFLAAALAMTLNLSGIAVWNPIYEATSLLGQAAVPIMLLSLGSQMVNLRLSGLKVGLLCTAQSLFTGAIAFTIIYFFIPLPTLHLQMMVLFTMLPPAVMNYLFAERFNVEPPKVASMVLFGNFLSVVTLPILLSFALSMSS, from the coding sequence ATGTTCGAACAGGTCGTCAGCATTCTGTTTCCCGTTTTTGCTTTAGCCAGTGCTGGCTTTGCGGTCGGTCGTTGGCTCAAGCCCGATTTCAAACCGATCAATCGCATTAACATGGATGTGTGTATTCCTGCGCTAGTGTTTGCATCGCTGACCACCATGCCTCTCGACACCGAACAACTGCCACTCATCACCGCTTCTTTGGTTGCGGTGTTGGTGCCTGCTTTATTGATGATTCCTATCTGTAAGATATTTAAACTCAACTTCAAAGCTTGGGCTCCGCCACACATGTTCCGCAACAGTGGTAACCTTGCGATTCCTCTATTCACGTATACCTTTGGTGAGAGCGCATTAGCCCCTGCAGTACTGCTGTTTGTGGTGTCGGCTTGCGTGCACATTAGTGTTGGTTTAGCACTGCTGAGTGAAGGTAACCCGATCAAACAGATCCTCAAAATGCCGATATTCTTAGCCGCTGCGTTGGCGATGACGCTAAACCTATCTGGTATTGCAGTATGGAATCCAATCTACGAAGCCACATCGCTACTCGGCCAAGCTGCCGTGCCTATCATGCTGTTGTCGTTGGGCTCGCAAATGGTCAACTTGAGACTGAGCGGATTAAAAGTCGGCTTGTTGTGTACCGCTCAATCGCTGTTTACCGGAGCCATCGCCTTTACCATCATCTATTTCTTTATCCCGCTGCCAACGCTACACCTACAAATGATGGTGCTGTTCACCATGCTGCCACCCGCCGTGATGAACTACCTGTTTGCAGAAAGGTTCAATGTAGAGCCACCCAAGGTCGCGTCGATGGTGTTATTTGGCAACTTCCTGAGTGTGGTCACCTTGCCTATTTTGTTGTCATTCGCGCTGTCTATGTCGTCTTAA
- a CDS encoding carboxymuconolactone decarboxylase family protein produces the protein MNQSRFDIGLERLNHIDGEAGQQVLESLQDICPDLAKYTIEYPFGDIYSRPGLDLKSREIATVAALTALGNCAPQLKVHLNAALNVGCSKEEIKEVILQMSVYAGFPAALNGMFAFKEVLAERHTV, from the coding sequence ATGAATCAATCGCGTTTCGACATTGGCTTAGAAAGACTTAATCATATCGACGGAGAAGCAGGGCAACAGGTTCTCGAAAGCCTGCAAGACATCTGCCCTGATCTTGCCAAATATACTATCGAGTATCCCTTTGGTGACATTTATTCACGCCCCGGTTTGGATTTGAAATCACGAGAGATTGCCACCGTCGCTGCCCTGACCGCACTCGGCAATTGTGCCCCTCAGCTTAAGGTGCATTTGAATGCGGCACTCAACGTCGGATGCAGCAAGGAAGAGATCAAAGAAGTGATATTGCAGATGTCGGTGTATGCGGGTTTCCCTGCAGCGTTAAATGGCATGTTCGCATTTAAAGAGGTGCTTGCGGAGAGACACACAGTGTAG